Proteins found in one Neurospora crassa OR74A linkage group II, whole genome shotgun sequence genomic segment:
- a CDS encoding C6 zinc finger domain-containing protein, with protein sequence MSNRRLRSQETISSHRKVAMQYVNTTHLAFSKQVRGPSSRSKLACKQCRDRHVRCDQQQPCGICRRRNIRCSHGDDILFTALQWKPDKETAYEQRLSPVRIAGFVDETLQVSQLYHVLPHDVTHDNLVVSKTNNKGYIFSPASHTEVAAPITNEKDAFYLARYTDIIGPRFDMFDSTSRYFSLALPRMALSNRLVLLSCLACAARQYSLVTDRGHHDALVYYNEALKTLYERLNDSGHEEATFASCLLIAHCEMVESKASDWNLHLKGTGELVMMHHWNGRSGGLAQAGFWIYYRMIILASLASGMSAAVNLGQLLPLGYFPNPTGEWTLDAWQSKVVHLLGTTHRFWARIRNHHHHHHHHQDDTDTALDKLTAEWTSLGDQLLRHQSQAPAMCHALSVIPAANDNDDDISPFESVRYVNGPVSAAWQMLHTAYLVHTLSQPTPRAARLTLLSSSEVANKALSYARMIVANSIANRCTIAWANAVQLLTMAGQCLVDVKERQACFRALENIQHHTGWNTRVNMETLSAIWRRATIDGGGVSDLGRLLYITWMGDEVVVS encoded by the exons ATGTCGAACCGTCGACTTAGGTCTCAAGAAACCATCTCTTCTCACCGCAAGGTAGCCATGCAATATGTGAACACCACCCATCTGGCCTTCTCCAAGCAGGTCCGGGGACCCAGCTCAAGAAGCAAGCTTG CTTGCAAACAATGCCGCGACCGCCACGTTAGATGcgaccagcagcagccatgtGGCATATGTCGACGACGCAACATCCGGTGCTCCCACGGCGACGATATCCTCTTCACGGCCTTGCAATGGAAACCCGATAAAGAGACGGCATATGAACAGAGGCTTAGTCCGGTTCGAATCG CGGGCTTCGTCGATGAGACACTCCAAGTGTCCCAGCTCTACCATGTCCTACCTCACGATGTTACTCATGACAATCTGGTTGTCTCCAAGACAAATAATAAGGGCTACATCTTCTCGCCGGCTTCACACACGGAAGTGGCCGCTCCCATCACCAATGAAAAGGATGCTTTCTACTTGGCAAGGTACACCGACATCATCGGGCCCAGATTCGACATGTTCGACAGCACATCTCGATACTTCTCTCTCGCCCTTCCACGCATGGCTCTCAGTAACCGCCTCGTGCTTCTCTCCTGCCTCGCATGTGCCGCCAGGCAGTACTCGCTCGTCACCGACCGCGGTCATCACGACGCGCTGGTGTACTACAACGAAGCTCTCAAGACATTGTATGAGCGCCTCAACGATAGTGGGCACGAGGAAGCCACGTTTGCCAGCTGTTTGCTCATTGCTCACTGCGAGATGGTGGAAAGTAAAGCGAGTGACTGGAACTTGCACCTCAAGGGGACCGGGGAGCTGGTTATGATGCACCACTGGAACGGCCGAAGCGGAGGACTGGCGCAGGCG GGCTTTTGGATTTACTACCGCATGATTATCCTCGCTTCCCTCGCATCCGGCATGTCGGCAGCAGTAAATCTAGGCCAGTTACTACCCTTGGGCTACTTTCCTAATCCCACCGGGGAATGGACCCTCGACGCCTGGCAAAGCAAAGTCGTTCATCTTCTCGGAACCACGCACCGGTTCTGGGCCCGCATAcgcaaccatcaccatcaccatcatcatcaccaagacGACACGGACACTGCGCTCGACAAACTCACAGCCGAGTGGACCAGTCTCGGCGATCAACTCCTGCGACATCAATCCCAAGCACCAGCCATGTGCCACGCGTTGAGCGTCATTCCAGCAGCAaatgacaacgacgacgatatTAGCCCCTTCGAATCCGTTCGTTACGTCAATGGTCCCGTGTCGGCCGCTTGGCAGATGTTGCATACTGCTTATTTGGTCCATACTCTCTCGCAGCCGACTCCGCGAGCAGCTCGGTTGACGCTCCTTTCCTCGTCCGAGGTAGCGAACAAGGCACTGTCGTATGCCCGGATGATTGTGGCCAACTCGATTGCGAATCGGTGTACGATTGCATGGGCGAATGCTGTTCAACTACTGACCATGGCCGGGCAGTGTCTTGTGGACGTAAAGGAGCGGCAAGCTTGTTTTAGGGCGCTGGAAAATATCCAGCATCATACCGGGTGGAATACGCGAGTGAATATGGAGACTTTGTCTGCCATATGGAGACGAGCGACGATAGATGGCGGAGGGGTCAGCGATTTGGGAAGGTTGTTATACATTACATGGATGGGTGATGAGGTAGTTGTTTCCTAG